One stretch of Lacrimispora sphenoides DNA includes these proteins:
- the rbr gene encoding rubrerythrin: MVALKDSVTKENLLKAFAGECQAWRRYEFAASQAKNQNLAVLYWLFHYTGNQEKEHAEVFYNHLKEFHGQEISISANYPIDNSNNILELLQLSAQHEAAEHDTIYKSFGDKAKEEGFSSIANSFYMIAEVEKVHSQRFAQYAQLVQDNKLFENDTTTEYICLNCGHIHKGTKAPQVCPVCSHNQGYFVRQEDSPFGK, encoded by the coding sequence ATGGTCGCACTGAAAGACAGCGTTACAAAAGAGAACCTTTTAAAAGCTTTTGCAGGAGAGTGCCAGGCTTGGCGGCGTTACGAATTTGCCGCGTCCCAGGCAAAAAATCAAAATCTTGCTGTTTTATACTGGCTTTTCCATTATACCGGAAATCAAGAAAAGGAACACGCTGAGGTATTCTATAATCACTTAAAAGAGTTCCATGGTCAGGAAATCTCCATAAGCGCCAACTATCCAATTGACAACTCCAATAACATCCTGGAGCTTTTGCAGCTCTCCGCCCAGCATGAAGCTGCCGAGCACGACACCATTTATAAATCCTTCGGCGACAAGGCTAAGGAAGAGGGATTTTCCAGTATCGCAAATTCCTTTTATATGATCGCTGAGGTTGAAAAAGTACACAGCCAGCGTTTTGCCCAGTATGCGCAGCTGGTGCAAGATAATAAACTCTTTGAAAACGATACGACCACAGAATATATCTGCTTAAACTGCGGTCATATCCATAAAGGAACCAAAGCGCCGCAGGTCTGTCCTGTTTGCAGCCATAACCAGGGGTATTTTGTACGCCAGGAAGACTCTCCATTCGGAAAATAA